Genomic window (Terriglobales bacterium):
TTTGCCCTCCTCATCCGTCGCGAATTTCGCGGGCCTGAGGCGCCGGCAGCCATTCGCACCATTCGCCAGGGGGATCCGGTGTCTTCGATTTCCTTGCGTGTCAATCAGACCTATCCCGATACTTTGCCCGTCACCACCATGCCGCCTACGCTGCTGTTGAAGCTCCCCGAACTTCCCAAGGAAGTCGCCTACCGCATCGTGGGACGCGATTTTGTGCTGGTGGATATGACCACCAACGTGGTCGTGGATTTCATTCCGGAGGTCATGCCGCCCATGCGTGGCTGAACCCTTAGGTGACTTATGCGCCGTCTTTCTTCACTTTTCGCTCTGCTGATTGCGCTGGCCCTGACGGCGGGCGCCCAGAGGGTGGACCTGCCGACCAATGCGGACTCGGTTCGCTTCGCCGCCATCGGGGACATGGGAACCGGCGGCCGCACCCAGTACGACGTCGCCCAGCGCATGGCGCAATCCCGCCAGACGTTCCCCTTCGACTTCGTCATCATGATGGGGGACAACATCTATGGCAGCGAGAGTCCCTCGAACATGCGCAAGAAGTTCGAGACTCCCTACAAGACCTTGCTCGATGGCGGCATCGAGTTCTACGCCTCCCTGGGCAACCACGACGAGACCAACCAGCGCTTCTATCAGCACTTCAACATGAATGGAAAGCGCTACTACACCTTCAAGAAGGGCAACGTCCGCTTCTTTGCCCTCGACAGCAACTATATGGACCCGGAACAGCTGGCCTGGTTGGAGCGCGAACTCAAGGGTTCCGGATCGGACTGGAAGATCGCCTACTTCCATCACCCCTTGTACTCTTCCGGGACCAAGCACGGCTCCTCCACCGAATTGCGCTCCATCCTGGAGCCCTTGTTCGTGAAGTATGGTGTGGACGTGGTGTTTCAGGGGCACGAGCACGTCTATGAGCGGATCAAACCC
Coding sequences:
- a CDS encoding metallophosphoesterase, producing the protein MRRLSSLFALLIALALTAGAQRVDLPTNADSVRFAAIGDMGTGGRTQYDVAQRMAQSRQTFPFDFVIMMGDNIYGSESPSNMRKKFETPYKTLLDGGIEFYASLGNHDETNQRFYQHFNMNGKRYYTFKKGNVRFFALDSNYMDPEQLAWLERELKGSGSDWKIAYFHHPLYSSGTKHGSSTELRSILEPLFVKYGVDVVFQGHEHVYERIKPQNGIHYFTEGASGKLRKGGLRKSDLTAAGFDADTSFMLVEIAGDELHFQTFSRTGKSVDLGVIHRNTAAHSAADLPAEKKEAARNTPRSKDGKPVPATAGPARAGLPSPK